The Metabacillus sediminilitoris genome window below encodes:
- a CDS encoding phage holin family protein, with protein sequence MIRWFVSILVNALILIVVAGYFHSFHLSGIGAAIGASFLLSILNILVKPFLILLTLPVTIFTLGLFLIVINAVTLMIAEGLMGDAFNIDSFGAAILAAVVISLLHLMIQKAIVEPLQKKK encoded by the coding sequence ATGATTAGGTGGTTCGTCAGTATTTTAGTAAATGCGTTAATCCTTATTGTTGTTGCGGGCTACTTTCATTCTTTTCATTTAAGTGGGATCGGAGCAGCCATAGGAGCAAGTTTCCTTTTATCCATTTTAAATATACTTGTTAAACCATTCCTCATTTTGTTAACACTTCCTGTAACCATTTTTACTTTAGGTTTATTTCTCATTGTCATAAATGCTGTTACACTGATGATTGCTGAAGGTCTGATGGGTGATGCGTTTAATATTGATAGTTTTGGTGCAGCCATATTAGCTGCTGTCGTGATTTCCTTGCTGCATCTCATGATTCAAAAGGCGATTGTTGAGCCATTGCAAAAGAAAAAATAA
- a CDS encoding PspC domain-containing protein, whose amino-acid sequence MKKLIRSNSDRKLSGVLGGLAKYTGIDASLLRVLFVILLIFTGFFPLVLIYAAWIFVVPEESDVM is encoded by the coding sequence ATGAAAAAATTAATCCGATCAAATTCAGATCGAAAACTATCCGGTGTTCTTGGCGGTTTAGCAAAGTATACAGGAATTGATGCGTCACTATTAAGGGTTCTGTTTGTCATCTTACTTATTTTTACGGGATTTTTCCCATTAGTGCTTATCTATGCTGCCTGGATTTTTGTTGTTCCAGAAGAATCGGACGTTATGTAA
- a CDS encoding DUF4097 family beta strand repeat-containing protein, with product MHEQRKRILKLVEEGKLTADEALSLIEALEKDEQLKAEKITALSTEVINNHDDNTAKQTNDKYSSLGAKLMDWVDTAVKKVKEIDLDLNFGKSIDIKHIFQFQGSSFHSIDIHLPNGSVNLKPWSEKDIRLECDAKMYRVENMDQARQNFLAEVECLVEGNRLIFNTDKKTMKVNLIVYVPEQTYEQVKIKLFNGPIRGEALQVGTLKAKTANGVVTFSDINGKNGEFETANGQIKLSRSNYEKVEAETITGFIQFNGSADKIDAQSFNGNVLLTLVDTACEALYAKTTTGNIEINIPDETKLIGEFKSHLGSLSAQLKDVDIILEKNETIQKELKFRTSPETKLSLFADSKTGSISIKNT from the coding sequence ATGCATGAACAAAGAAAACGAATTTTAAAGCTTGTGGAAGAAGGAAAGCTAACGGCAGATGAAGCTCTTTCATTAATTGAAGCATTAGAGAAGGATGAACAATTAAAAGCAGAAAAGATCACAGCATTATCAACAGAAGTGATTAACAATCATGATGATAATACAGCGAAACAAACAAATGATAAATACTCCTCATTAGGGGCTAAACTTATGGATTGGGTCGATACCGCAGTGAAAAAGGTAAAGGAAATCGATCTTGATTTAAATTTTGGAAAATCAATTGATATTAAGCATATTTTCCAGTTCCAAGGTTCCTCTTTTCATAGCATCGATATTCATCTACCTAATGGCAGTGTCAATCTAAAACCATGGAGCGAAAAGGATATTCGGCTGGAATGTGATGCAAAGATGTACCGTGTAGAAAATATGGATCAGGCAAGACAGAACTTCTTGGCAGAAGTTGAGTGCTTAGTTGAAGGAAATCGTTTGATTTTTAATACAGATAAAAAGACAATGAAAGTCAATTTAATCGTGTATGTTCCAGAACAAACGTATGAACAAGTAAAGATTAAATTGTTTAATGGGCCGATTAGAGGGGAAGCTTTACAAGTAGGGACTCTTAAAGCAAAGACGGCAAACGGTGTTGTGACCTTCTCTGATATCAATGGAAAAAATGGAGAGTTTGAAACGGCAAATGGACAGATTAAGCTTTCGCGGTCAAACTATGAAAAAGTTGAAGCAGAAACAATTACAGGTTTTATCCAGTTTAATGGATCTGCTGACAAGATTGACGCTCAAAGCTTTAATGGGAATGTATTGCTGACGTTAGTTGATACAGCATGTGAGGCATTATATGCGAAAACGACGACTGGTAATATTGAAATAAATATACCAGATGAAACAAAACTCATTGGTGAGTTTAAGTCTCACTTAGGCAGCCTGTCAGCACAGCTGAAGGATGTGGACATCATACTTGAGAAAAATGAAACCATTCAAAAAGAGCTTAAATTCAGAACATCACCAGAAACAAAGCTCTCATTATTTGCTGATTCAAAAACAGGTTCGATTTCGATAAAAAATACGTAA
- a CDS encoding DUF4870 domain-containing protein translates to MDKTNKLIASLNYFSVFFAPFLLPIAIYFIVDHNEVKQHAKKAIVSHIVPFISVVAMIGIVVFSGFSNLSEGAFLTVFFGSFLVVGIINIIVVIWNIVKGIKLLTTI, encoded by the coding sequence TTGGATAAAACCAATAAATTAATTGCATCGTTAAATTATTTTAGTGTGTTTTTTGCGCCGTTTCTTTTACCGATTGCCATCTATTTTATTGTCGATCATAACGAGGTAAAGCAGCATGCTAAAAAAGCGATTGTTTCTCATATCGTTCCTTTTATATCGGTCGTGGCTATGATTGGGATCGTTGTGTTTAGTGGTTTTTCAAACCTATCAGAAGGTGCCTTTTTAACTGTATTTTTTGGAAGCTTCCTAGTTGTTGGAATCATAAATATCATTGTGGTTATATGGAATATTGTGAAGGGGATTAAACTTTTAACAACGATATAA